The Mycolicibacterium hassiacum DSM 44199 genome includes a window with the following:
- a CDS encoding TIGR03564 family F420-dependent LLM class oxidoreductase, with amino-acid sequence MRVGLMVGSDKERPRADRLAGLLADGSAAEAAGFASFWMPQVPGYLDALTALAVLGQHTERIELGTAVVPIQPRHPLVMAQQALTIQAACGGRFTLGLGPSHHWIIEDQLGLSYDRPAALMRDYLEVIAAAFAGPGTVAVGNDSFRVNSPIDVTDDAAPPVLIAALGPTMLRIAGELTGGTILWMADERAIGDYVVPRITAAAERAGRTGIRVVAGVPVTLCADHEADAARAHASEVLGHAELSPNYLRLLEHGDAEDVGDTMAAGDEAAVRARLRRYRDAGVTDLAVRVVPFGATAAERAASRRRTQDFVASLLSELS; translated from the coding sequence ATGCGGGTCGGTCTCATGGTCGGTTCGGACAAGGAGCGGCCACGCGCCGACCGGCTGGCGGGGCTGCTGGCCGACGGGAGCGCCGCCGAGGCCGCCGGCTTCGCGTCGTTCTGGATGCCGCAGGTACCCGGCTATCTCGATGCCTTGACCGCCCTCGCGGTGCTCGGTCAGCACACCGAACGGATCGAGCTCGGCACCGCGGTGGTACCGATCCAGCCGCGCCACCCGCTGGTCATGGCGCAGCAGGCGCTGACCATCCAGGCCGCCTGCGGCGGCCGCTTCACGTTGGGGCTGGGACCGTCGCACCACTGGATCATCGAAGACCAGTTGGGGTTGTCCTACGACCGGCCGGCGGCACTTATGCGCGACTACCTCGAGGTGATCGCGGCGGCGTTCGCCGGGCCCGGCACCGTGGCGGTGGGCAACGACAGCTTCCGGGTGAACAGCCCCATCGACGTCACCGACGACGCCGCGCCACCCGTGCTGATCGCCGCCCTCGGCCCGACGATGTTGCGCATAGCCGGGGAACTCACCGGCGGCACCATCCTGTGGATGGCCGACGAGCGCGCGATCGGCGACTATGTGGTCCCGCGCATCACGGCCGCGGCGGAACGCGCCGGACGCACCGGGATCCGGGTGGTGGCCGGGGTGCCCGTGACGCTGTGCGCCGACCACGAGGCCGATGCCGCCCGGGCCCACGCGAGCGAGGTCCTCGGGCACGCCGAACTCTCCCCCAACTACCTGCGGCTGCTCGAGCACGGCGACGCCGAAGACGTCGGCGACACCATGGCGGCCGGCGACGAGGCGGCGGTGCGGGCGCGGCTGCGCCGGTATCGCGACGCCGGGGTGACCGACCTCGCGGTGCGCGTGGTGCCGTTCGGCGCCACCGCGGCGGAACGGGCCGCGTCCCGCCGCCGCACCCAGGACTTCGTCGCGTCATTGCTCAGCGAGTTGAGTTAG
- a CDS encoding TetR/AcrR family transcriptional regulator, with the protein MPRTAATDRADGGQRRASFQRARSHQTKRALVQAAMALWRTNGYANTTVADICRAAGVSRALFYFYFPAKEDILFEVGLLSTRAARHRIRSLLRGDYEIHRVIEAALRSLERSMARNPPELIVQTILEGYRHEHRILAGEEEPDTEADMFGELFTRAQRDGKLAADIDVDHLSRVAQALVSEGVRHWAAGAFGRRSFAEVVAADIAALVDGYNLRARR; encoded by the coding sequence GTGCCGAGGACTGCGGCGACAGACCGCGCTGACGGTGGTCAACGACGCGCCTCGTTTCAGCGGGCCCGTTCGCATCAGACGAAGCGGGCGCTGGTGCAGGCGGCCATGGCGTTGTGGCGCACGAACGGCTACGCCAACACCACCGTGGCCGACATCTGCCGGGCCGCCGGGGTGTCGCGGGCGCTGTTCTACTTCTACTTCCCGGCCAAGGAGGACATCCTCTTCGAAGTCGGTCTGCTGTCGACGCGGGCGGCCCGGCATCGCATCCGATCGCTGCTCCGGGGCGACTACGAGATCCACCGGGTCATCGAGGCCGCCCTGCGCAGCCTGGAACGCTCCATGGCCCGCAATCCGCCCGAGCTGATCGTGCAGACGATCCTGGAGGGCTACCGCCACGAGCACCGCATCCTGGCCGGCGAGGAGGAGCCCGACACCGAGGCCGACATGTTCGGGGAGTTGTTCACCCGCGCCCAGCGGGACGGCAAGCTGGCCGCGGACATCGACGTCGACCACCTGTCCCGGGTGGCTCAGGCGCTGGTGAGCGAGGGCGTACGCCATTGGGCTGCAGGAGCTTTCGGAAGACGTTCGTTCGCCGAAGTCGTCGCGGCCGACATCGCGGCCCTGGTCGACGGATACAACCTGCGGGCGCGCCGATGA
- a CDS encoding acyl-CoA dehydrogenase family protein has translation MAWDFETDPEYQKVLDWADEFVRNEVEPLDLVFPHQQFVPLEGRRREAIEPLKQEVRHRGLWATHLGPELGGQGYGQLKLALLNEILGRSQWAPVVFGCQAPDTGNAEIIAHYGTEEQKKRYLQPLLDGELFSCYSMTEPHAGADPTMFKTRAVRDGDDWVINGWKFFSSNATTASFLIVMAVTNPDVSAYQGMSMFLVPTDTPGVKIERSIGLYGDPPGTGSHALIHYDNVRVPADALLGGEGQAFAIAQTRLGGGRIHHAMRTIGLARKALDMMCERALSRQTQGSRLSDKQFVQGYIADSYAQLLQFRLMVLYTAWEIDKYNDYKKVRKDIAAVKAVMPTVLHDIAWRAMQVHGALGVTDEMPFMGMITGAAVMGLADGPTEVHKATVAKQVLRDYQPSTDVWPSEWIPRKREAAVAKYAEYLEHEVGNL, from the coding sequence ATGGCATGGGATTTCGAGACCGACCCGGAGTACCAGAAGGTCCTGGACTGGGCCGACGAGTTCGTGCGCAACGAGGTCGAACCACTCGATCTGGTGTTCCCGCACCAGCAGTTCGTCCCACTGGAGGGCAGGCGCCGGGAGGCGATCGAACCGCTCAAACAGGAGGTGCGCCACCGCGGGTTGTGGGCCACCCATCTGGGTCCCGAACTCGGCGGGCAGGGCTACGGACAGCTGAAGTTGGCGCTGCTCAACGAGATTCTGGGCCGATCACAGTGGGCACCGGTGGTGTTCGGATGCCAGGCCCCCGACACCGGCAACGCCGAGATCATCGCCCACTACGGCACCGAGGAGCAGAAGAAGCGTTACCTGCAGCCGTTGCTCGACGGCGAGCTGTTCTCCTGCTACTCGATGACCGAGCCGCACGCCGGCGCCGACCCCACCATGTTCAAGACGCGTGCGGTGCGTGACGGTGACGACTGGGTGATCAACGGCTGGAAGTTCTTCTCCTCCAACGCCACCACCGCGTCGTTCCTGATCGTGATGGCCGTGACGAACCCGGATGTCAGCGCCTATCAGGGCATGTCGATGTTCCTGGTGCCCACCGACACCCCGGGCGTGAAGATCGAACGCAGTATCGGCCTGTACGGGGATCCGCCGGGAACAGGATCGCATGCGCTGATCCACTACGACAACGTGCGGGTGCCCGCCGATGCGCTGCTCGGCGGTGAGGGGCAGGCCTTCGCGATCGCCCAGACCCGCCTCGGCGGCGGGCGCATCCACCACGCGATGCGCACCATCGGGTTGGCCCGCAAGGCGCTCGACATGATGTGCGAACGGGCACTCAGCCGCCAGACCCAGGGCAGCCGGTTGTCGGACAAGCAGTTCGTCCAGGGCTATATCGCCGACTCGTACGCGCAGCTGCTTCAGTTCCGGTTGATGGTGCTCTACACCGCGTGGGAGATCGACAAGTACAACGACTACAAGAAGGTGCGCAAGGACATCGCCGCGGTGAAGGCGGTCATGCCCACCGTGTTGCACGACATCGCCTGGCGCGCCATGCAGGTGCACGGGGCGCTCGGGGTGACCGACGAGATGCCGTTCATGGGCATGATCACCGGCGCGGCGGTGATGGGGCTGGCCGACGGCCCGACCGAGGTGCACAAGGCGACGGTCGCCAAGCAGGTGCTAAGGGACTACCAGCCCAGCACGGATGTCTGGCCGTCGGAGTGGATTCCGCGCAAACGGGAGGCCGCTGTGGCCAAGTACGCCGAATACCTCGAGCACGAGGTGGGCAACCTGTGA
- a CDS encoding phosphotransferase family protein, protein MTEHRIDTTRLAAWMDDAGLPGKGEPLQADFLSGGTQNVIYRIRRGEHVCVLRMPPPDAPADRDKGILREWRIIEALDGTEVPHTAAVAVCTEPAILGRPFYLMGYVDGWSPMDLVDRRWPAPFDTDPSARAGLAYQLAEGIALLSKVDWKAKGLHDLGRPDGFHERQVDRWTGFFERIKGRELDGMDVATEWLRTRRPRDYIPGLMHGDYQFANVMYHHGAPARLAAIVDWEMGTVGDPKLDLGWMVQSWPENTDAPGESEMSYVDMRGMPSRSAVVAHYAEVSGRQVDDLDYYVVLAKWKLAIVLEQGYQRAGDNPKLLAYGPVITALMRSAAELAESSDYR, encoded by the coding sequence GTGACCGAGCACCGCATCGACACCACCAGGCTGGCCGCCTGGATGGACGACGCCGGACTGCCCGGCAAGGGTGAGCCGTTGCAGGCCGACTTCCTCTCCGGCGGAACCCAGAACGTCATCTACCGGATCCGTCGCGGCGAACATGTCTGTGTGCTGCGCATGCCGCCGCCGGACGCCCCAGCCGACCGCGACAAAGGCATCCTGCGCGAGTGGCGGATCATCGAGGCCCTCGACGGCACCGAGGTACCGCACACCGCGGCGGTGGCGGTGTGCACCGAACCCGCGATCCTGGGGCGACCGTTCTACCTGATGGGCTACGTCGACGGGTGGTCGCCGATGGATCTGGTCGATCGGCGTTGGCCGGCGCCGTTCGACACCGATCCAAGTGCCCGGGCCGGGCTGGCCTACCAGCTCGCCGAGGGGATCGCACTGCTGTCGAAGGTGGACTGGAAGGCCAAGGGCCTGCACGATCTCGGCCGCCCCGACGGCTTTCACGAACGCCAGGTGGACAGGTGGACCGGCTTCTTCGAACGGATCAAGGGCCGGGAGTTGGACGGCATGGACGTCGCCACCGAGTGGCTGCGCACCCGTCGGCCCCGCGACTACATCCCCGGCCTGATGCACGGCGACTATCAGTTCGCCAACGTGATGTACCACCACGGCGCGCCGGCTCGGCTGGCCGCGATCGTCGACTGGGAGATGGGCACCGTCGGCGACCCCAAACTCGACCTGGGCTGGATGGTGCAGAGCTGGCCGGAGAACACCGACGCCCCCGGCGAATCCGAGATGAGCTATGTCGACATGCGCGGTATGCCGTCGCGCAGCGCGGTGGTGGCGCACTACGCCGAGGTGTCCGGGCGTCAGGTCGACGATCTCGACTACTACGTGGTGCTGGCCAAGTGGAAGCTGGCCATCGTGCTGGAGCAGGGCTACCAGCGCGCGGGCGACAATCCGAAGCTGCTCGCCTACGGACCGGTCATCACCGCGCTGATGCGGTCCGCCGCCGAGCTGGCCGAATCCAGCGACTACCGATGA